A window of the Hordeum vulgare subsp. vulgare chromosome 5H, MorexV3_pseudomolecules_assembly, whole genome shotgun sequence genome harbors these coding sequences:
- the LOC123396510 gene encoding probable protein phosphatase 2C 2, whose product MVAGPEVMHQVVPMLEASFRRFPVKGVDEVVVGVGVSTPPPVDSPSQVDLQVPDLVKTPLETLQFVPKIRSGSFADIGPRRYMEDEHIRIDNLSGHLGSLLLCPSPNAFYGVFDGHGGSDAAAYMKRHAMKLFFEDSEFPEGLQEDEYFSESVANSIRKAFLSADLALADDSVISRSSGTTALTALIFGRQLLVANAGDCRAVLCRKGMAMEMSCDHRPTYEAERQRVTECGGYIEDGYLNGVLSVTRALGDWDMKMPQGSASPLIAEPEFQQTILTEDDEFLIIGCDGIWDVMTSQQAVTLVRKGLRRHDDPERCARELAMEAKRLQTFDNLTVIVICFASELGGCLPPSEQASSRRIRSCKSLSAEALCNLRRLLESDQ is encoded by the exons ATGGTTGCCGGGCCGGAGGTCATGCATCAGGTCGTCCCGATGCTGGAGGCGTCGTTCCGCCGGTTCCCCGTCAAAGGGGTCGACGAGGTCGTCGTCGGGGTCGGGGTGTCGACGCCGCCGCCGGTCGATTCGCCATCGCAGGTCGACCTCCAGGTTCCCGATCTG GTTAAGACGCCTTTGGAGACGCTACAGTTTGTCCCAAAGATTAGATCTGGTAGCTTTGCTGATATTGGACCTAGGCGGTACATGGAAGATGAACATATCAGAATTGATAATCTTTCTGGCCATCTTGGCTCACTGTTGCTGTGCCCATCCCCTAATGCCTTCTATGGG GTTTTTGATGGCCATGGAGGTTCAGATGCAGCAGCCTACATGAAAAGGCATGCCATGAAGTTATTCTTTGAGGATTCAGAGTTCCCAGAAGGATTGCAAGAAGATGAATATTTTTCTGAATCTGTTGCGAACTCAAtccgcaaagcgttcttgagtgcAGACCTTGCTCTTGCAGACGATTCAGTCATCAGCCGATCGTCGGGAACCACAGCTCTTACAGCTTTGATCTTTGGAAG GCAGTTGTTGGTTGCAAATGCTGGGGATTGCCGAGCAGTTCTATGCAGGAAAGGCATGGCCATGGAGATGTCCTGTGATCACAGGCCAACATACGAAGCAGAGCGTCAAAGGGTCACTGAGTGTGGGGGGTACATTGAGGATGGCTACCTCAACGGAGTGCTGTCGGTGACTCGGGCTCTAGGGGACTGGGACATGAAAATGCCTCAAGGCTCAGCGTCACCTCTCATTGCAGAGCCAGAGTTCCAGCAGACCATCCTCACAGAGGATGACGAGTTCCTCATCATAGGCTGCGACGGGATATGGGATGTCATGACCAGCCAGCAGGCGGTGACCCTGGTCCGAAAGGGGCTCCGGCGGCACGATGACCCCGAGAGGTGCGCGAGGGAGCTCGCCATGGAGGCGAAGAGGCTCCAGACCTTTGACAACCTCACGGTGATCGTTATTTGCTTTGCCTCTGAGCTCGGTGGGTGCCTGCCGCCTTCGGAGCAGGCGTCGTCGAGGAGGATAAGATCGTGCAAGAGCCTGTCTGCTGAGGCCCTTTGCAACCTGAGGAGACTGCTGGAGTCTGATCAGTAG
- the LOC123400069 gene encoding phosphatidylinositol transfer protein 3-like yields the protein MFRRKHASHFNSDDSEQRQAKINELRATLAPMSARGEKYCSKACLAMYLEARNWNVDKSRKMLEESLKWRAVSRPEDIRWPDVSVEAETGKMYRATFADREGRAVVIMRPAKQNTSSHEGQLRYLIYTLENAVLSLPEG from the exons atgttccGTAGGAAGCATGCCTCTCATTTCAATTCAGATGATTCTGAGCAGCGGCAAGCAAAG ATCAACGAACTGAGAGCTACACTTGCGCCTATGTCTGCCCGTGGCGAGAAGTACTGCAGTAAAGCATGCTTGGCTATGTATCTCGAAGCACGCAACTGGAATGTTGACAAATCTCGGAAAATGTTGGAAGAAAGTCTCAAGTGGAGGGCAGTTAGCAGGCCTGAGGATATTCGCTGG CCTGATGTTTCTGTGGAAGCAGAAACAGGTAAAATGTACAGGGCAACTTTCGCAGATAGAGAGGGGAGAGCCGTCGTTATTATGAGACCTGCAAAGCAG AATACGTCATCTCATGAGGGGCAGTTGCGGTATCTTATATATACCCTGGAGAATGCAGTTCTCAGCCTGCCTGAGGGCTGA